TTGGTGACCAGGTCGCCCCAGCAGGCGGCCAGGAGGAGCGTCGCCGCGGCGACGAGGGAGATTCGACGTGCGTGCATATGGCGCGGCTCCATGGTTAGAACGCGAACGCCAGACTGGCGCCGTAGAGTTTCGCGGTGGACGTGTACAACCCCGAGTTGAGCGCCACGGTGGGCACCGATCCCTCAGATGCATCGACTACCCGGCCCCGACGATCCTGCTGCCGGATGTACTGGTACGCGACGTCGAAGCGCAACCGCGGCGAGAGCTGGAGGCCGATACCGGCCGTGCCCTCCACGCGGGCGCCCTCGGGAAGCAGCGGCGTCACCGTCTGCGCCGGCGCCGCGGCCTCGTGCCAAAGCATGCCGCCCCGGACGGTGATCTTGCTGGTCGGCGCGAGCTCGATGCCGCCGCGCCACCCGCTGGTCGCGCGGTAGTCCTCTTTCAGCGTGCGCCGGCCGGCCGAATCCAGGTCGAACGGCAGGATCTGGAACGCCCGCCAGTTCACGTACTGGTAGTCGGCGAGCAGCGTGACCCCGCTCATCGGTCGGAGCGCTACGCCCACGACGATCTGCTCGGGCAGCGGGACCGTCGTGTTCGCCCCCTGGCCGGAGAACAGCTTGCCGGAGAACGCGGAGGTGACGACGGAATCCAGCGGCGTCCCGCCCGGCGCGCCGAGCGGGTTACCGGGCGGCAGGATGATGCCGGTCGGATAGCGGGTGAAGTTCGCCGTGCCTTCGATGTCCACCGTCACGCGCGTAAGGACTCGCGCGCCCACGCTCACCCAGTCCCACGGCTTCGCCAGGAAGCCGAAGTGGGCACCGAATTCGTTGCCGCTGCCGTCGATCTCCACGTCGGCGAAGTCGGTGCCGACCGGGATGCCCAGCAGCGCGAACGTCGTCGTGCCCGTGGCCACCTGCGACGAAAGGTCGACCCGCTGCTTCACGTTGACCGTCGCGTGAACGTAGTCCACGCCCGCGCCGATCTGCACCCGCGGGCTGATCGAGAAAGCGACCGTCGGCGAGAAGTAGATCGCCTTGAGCTCCGCGCGATACGCGAGGAACCGCCCCGCGAAGGTGTTGGGCCATTCGGAGAT
The DNA window shown above is from Gemmatimonadales bacterium and carries:
- a CDS encoding outer membrane protein transport protein — its product is MRRHAVLSAAAFVAAVTATATRANAQGFGVYEHDACMMARAGTGVASPCNASAVFFNPAGIVGGGNRWNAQVGVTMISPRGAFTDSATGVTTPSTDNNIPVPTLFVTRQLNSRWAVGLGVNAPYGLISEWPNTFAGRFLAYRAELKAIYFSPTVAFSISPRVQIGAGVDYVHATVNVKQRVDLSSQVATGTTTFALLGIPVGTDFADVEIDGSGNEFGAHFGFLAKPWDWVSVGARVLTRVTVDIEGTANFTRYPTGIILPPGNPLGAPGGTPLDSVVTSAFSGKLFSGQGANTTVPLPEQIVVGVALRPMSGVTLLADYQYVNWRAFQILPFDLDSAGRRTLKEDYRATSGWRGGIELAPTSKITVRGGMLWHEAAAPAQTVTPLLPEGARVEGTAGIGLQLSPRLRFDVAYQYIRQQDRRGRVVDASEGSVPTVALNSGLYTSTAKLYGASLAFAF